The following proteins are encoded in a genomic region of Solea senegalensis isolate Sse05_10M linkage group LG5, IFAPA_SoseM_1, whole genome shotgun sequence:
- the cfap73 gene encoding coiled-coil domain-containing protein 42 homolog isoform X3 has protein sequence MSVPAVISEQQLSRSVLTEALEKSAAIFEVQKKRQEDEELRSALQKRELKLEHLHKCMEELHKDQEKAQQLHSSFDTFLKDEDAAKTVAKAKRERNEVVQKSEQIERLQEETAQLTHGKHKLRHQVQKHTVYQHIMEQVVNMTKFKDAELLADHLESQLHLREQLCQREREAQEQVDQQRKQAATLDDQHNLMLLQKNNQLSQLQKRMEETRSEALTWERKWNHIQETAAKKTLLLGQIKMATLNLYEMTSDTLEAEEDQDVHPGLQGHRTTDTKSNGQETEAKSAFHASLRDISVYI, from the exons ATGAGTGTGCCTGCAGTGATCAGTGAACAGCAGCTTTCACG CTCTGTGCTGACAGAAGCGCTTGAAAAAAGCGCTGCGATCTTTGAAGTACAGAAGAAACGTCAGGAGGATGAAGAACTGAGATCAGCTTTACAGAAGCGTGAACTG aagTTAGAGCATTTGCACAAGTGCATGGAGGAGCTGCACAAGGACCAGGAGAAAGCACAGCAGTTACACTCGAGCTTTGATACATTTCTCAAG GATGAAGACGCTGCTAAAACTGTAGCAAAAGCAAAGAGGGAGAGGAACGAGGTGGTTCAGAAGAGCGAGCAGATCGAGAGGTTACAGGAGGAGACGGCCCAACTGACACACGGGAAACACAAGCTGCGTCATCAGGTGCAGAAACACACCGTGTACCAGCACATCATGGAGCAGGTGGTGAATATGACTAAG ttcaaagatGCAGAGCTGCTCGCAGATCATCTGGAGAGTCAGCTCCACCTGAGAGAGCAGCTctgtcagagggagagagaagcaCAGGAGCAGGTTGACCAGCAGAGAAAACAGGCGGCGACACTGGACGACCAGCACAAcctgatgctgctgcagaagaACAATCAGCTGTCCCAGCTCCAGAAAAGAATGGAGGAGACGCGCTCTGAAGCTCTTACCTGG GAACGGAAGTGGAACCACATTCAGGAAACTGCTGCAAAGAAAACGCTTCTCCTGGGACAGATAAAGATGGCGACACTGAACCTTTACGAAATGACAAGTGACACGTTAGAAGCAGAAGAAg ATCAAGATGTTCATCCAGGACTACAAGGACATCGTACAACAGACACAAAGAGTAACGGACAAGAAACCGAGGCAAAAAGTGCCTTCCACGCCTCACTGAGAGACATATCTGTTTATATTTGA
- the LOC122769773 gene encoding protein limb expression 1-like — translation MNKVNVEESIMSCLSQSETDSIPNDLNVVAMLHNFWEQKQKSPPSDSFSESDGSVGHAAVHTESLLLYESAPSPGPPYVCYVTLPGGSCFGNYKVCETQAEARRDAARVALMNSLVNELPCRRIDAQFIAQSLQQATADSAVSIEDACDSSTSIGTYSFLLHSYIGRTMLEFQEMMTVFQLLHWNGTLKALRKKKYSRKSVIAYYSQRGLDEYMRSSMALDWLVREQRTPGQLGEELQVAQRELVLARRQGVELRYHKEKTEILSLALSQAYMHAPEAPSQTQSHTHKHAQLPLHTFHSQKTEVRITPPCTPSPTLRKNTECQTSGKHMASNNPSPCSQHTYGHED, via the exons ATGAATAAAGTGAACGTTGAGGAGAGCATCATGTCGTGCCTGTCGCAGAGCGAGACTGACAGCATCCCCAACGACT TGAACGTGGTGGCCATGCTCCACAACTTCTGGGAGCAGAAGCAGAAGAGTCCGCCGAGTGATTCCTTCAGTGAGTCGGACGGTTCTGTTGGACACGCAGCTGTCCACACAGAGAGCTTACTGTTGTACGAATCTGCTCCGTCCCCTGGTCCACCCTACGTCTGCTATGTCACGCTTCCGGGAGGAAGCTGCTTTGGTAACTATAAG gtgtGCGAAACTCAGGCGGAGGCTCGGAGGGACGCCGCGCGCGTGGCTCTGATGAACTCTCTCGTGAACGAGCTGCCGTGTCGACGCATCGACGCGCAGTTCATCGCTCAGAGTTTGCAGCAGGCGACCGCAGACAgtgct GTCTCAATAGAAGATGCCTGTGATTCAAGCACCAGTATAGGAACGTACagcttcctcctccactcctaCATAGGAAGGACGATGCTGGAGTTCCAG GAGATGATGACAGTTTTCCAGCTGTTGCACTGGAACGGGACGCTGAAAGCACTGAGGAAGAAAAAGTATTCTCGAAAG AGTGTAATCGCCTACTACTCTCAGCGAGGCCTCGACGAGTACATGCGCAGCAGCATGGCTCTGGATTGGCTCGTACGGGAACAGAGGACGCCGGGTCAGCTCGGGGAGGAGCTGCAGGTGGCGCAGAGGGAGCTGGTGCTGGCCAGGCGTCAGGGCGTGGAGCTGCGATACCACAAGGAAAAGACGGAGATCCTCTCCCTGGCTCTGAGTCAAGCGTACATGCACGCACCTGAGGCGCCGAGCCAGACGCAGAgtcacactcacaaacatgcACAACTTCCTTTACACACGTTCCACAGCCAGAAAACAGAGGTCCGGATTACACCACCCTGCACCCCGTCACCGACCCTCCgtaaaaacacagaatgtcaAACCTCTGGCAAACACATGGCCTCCAACAATCCTTCCCCCTGCTCACAGCACACATATGGACACGAAGACTGA
- the cfap73 gene encoding coiled-coil domain-containing protein 42 homolog isoform X2, with amino-acid sequence MSVPAVISEQQLSRSVLTEALEKSAAIFEVQKKRQEDEELRSALQKRELLEHLHKCMEELHKDQEKAQQLHSSFDTFLKDEDAAKTVAKAKRERNEVVQKSEQIERLQEETAQLTHGKHKLRHQVQKHTVYQHIMEQVVNMTKFKDAELLADHLESQLHLREQLCQREREAQEQVDQQRKQAATLDDQHNLMLLQKNNQLSQLQKRMEETRSEALTWERKWNHIQETAAKKTLLLGQIKMATLNLYEMTSDTLEAEEGENMNDTEKQLYKIKMFIQDYKDIVQQTQRVTDKKPRQKVPSTPH; translated from the exons ATGAGTGTGCCTGCAGTGATCAGTGAACAGCAGCTTTCACG CTCTGTGCTGACAGAAGCGCTTGAAAAAAGCGCTGCGATCTTTGAAGTACAGAAGAAACGTCAGGAGGATGAAGAACTGAGATCAGCTTTACAGAAGCGTGAACTG TTAGAGCATTTGCACAAGTGCATGGAGGAGCTGCACAAGGACCAGGAGAAAGCACAGCAGTTACACTCGAGCTTTGATACATTTCTCAAG GATGAAGACGCTGCTAAAACTGTAGCAAAAGCAAAGAGGGAGAGGAACGAGGTGGTTCAGAAGAGCGAGCAGATCGAGAGGTTACAGGAGGAGACGGCCCAACTGACACACGGGAAACACAAGCTGCGTCATCAGGTGCAGAAACACACCGTGTACCAGCACATCATGGAGCAGGTGGTGAATATGACTAAG ttcaaagatGCAGAGCTGCTCGCAGATCATCTGGAGAGTCAGCTCCACCTGAGAGAGCAGCTctgtcagagggagagagaagcaCAGGAGCAGGTTGACCAGCAGAGAAAACAGGCGGCGACACTGGACGACCAGCACAAcctgatgctgctgcagaagaACAATCAGCTGTCCCAGCTCCAGAAAAGAATGGAGGAGACGCGCTCTGAAGCTCTTACCTGG GAACGGAAGTGGAACCACATTCAGGAAACTGCTGCAAAGAAAACGCTTCTCCTGGGACAGATAAAGATGGCGACACTGAACCTTTACGAAATGACAAGTGACACGTTAGAAGCAGAAGAAggtgaaaatatgaatgacacagagaaacagctgTACAAG ATCAAGATGTTCATCCAGGACTACAAGGACATCGTACAACAGACACAAAGAGTAACGGACAAGAAACCGAGGCAAAAAGTGCCTTCCACGCCTCACTGA
- the cfap73 gene encoding coiled-coil domain-containing protein 42 homolog isoform X1, with translation MSVPAVISEQQLSRSVLTEALEKSAAIFEVQKKRQEDEELRSALQKRELKLEHLHKCMEELHKDQEKAQQLHSSFDTFLKDEDAAKTVAKAKRERNEVVQKSEQIERLQEETAQLTHGKHKLRHQVQKHTVYQHIMEQVVNMTKFKDAELLADHLESQLHLREQLCQREREAQEQVDQQRKQAATLDDQHNLMLLQKNNQLSQLQKRMEETRSEALTWERKWNHIQETAAKKTLLLGQIKMATLNLYEMTSDTLEAEEGENMNDTEKQLYKIKMFIQDYKDIVQQTQRVTDKKPRQKVPSTPH, from the exons ATGAGTGTGCCTGCAGTGATCAGTGAACAGCAGCTTTCACG CTCTGTGCTGACAGAAGCGCTTGAAAAAAGCGCTGCGATCTTTGAAGTACAGAAGAAACGTCAGGAGGATGAAGAACTGAGATCAGCTTTACAGAAGCGTGAACTG aagTTAGAGCATTTGCACAAGTGCATGGAGGAGCTGCACAAGGACCAGGAGAAAGCACAGCAGTTACACTCGAGCTTTGATACATTTCTCAAG GATGAAGACGCTGCTAAAACTGTAGCAAAAGCAAAGAGGGAGAGGAACGAGGTGGTTCAGAAGAGCGAGCAGATCGAGAGGTTACAGGAGGAGACGGCCCAACTGACACACGGGAAACACAAGCTGCGTCATCAGGTGCAGAAACACACCGTGTACCAGCACATCATGGAGCAGGTGGTGAATATGACTAAG ttcaaagatGCAGAGCTGCTCGCAGATCATCTGGAGAGTCAGCTCCACCTGAGAGAGCAGCTctgtcagagggagagagaagcaCAGGAGCAGGTTGACCAGCAGAGAAAACAGGCGGCGACACTGGACGACCAGCACAAcctgatgctgctgcagaagaACAATCAGCTGTCCCAGCTCCAGAAAAGAATGGAGGAGACGCGCTCTGAAGCTCTTACCTGG GAACGGAAGTGGAACCACATTCAGGAAACTGCTGCAAAGAAAACGCTTCTCCTGGGACAGATAAAGATGGCGACACTGAACCTTTACGAAATGACAAGTGACACGTTAGAAGCAGAAGAAggtgaaaatatgaatgacacagagaaacagctgTACAAG ATCAAGATGTTCATCCAGGACTACAAGGACATCGTACAACAGACACAAAGAGTAACGGACAAGAAACCGAGGCAAAAAGTGCCTTCCACGCCTCACTGA